A single region of the Elizabethkingia sp. JS20170427COW genome encodes:
- the purF gene encoding amidophosphoribosyltransferase, translated as MKNQEFSKQSYLDQFKSRAYKRNILKQSGDGVFDQPEEECGIMGLFSVNDIDTFSLSQFGLFALQHRGQEACGISVLKQGKIVNLKQEGLVLDVFKTIENPEDYMGNAVIGHTRYTTAGDKKRFNFQPFFAKNEYDQIILSIAHNGNLTNAKSLKKTMEAEGVVFRATSDSEIILRLIQKNLDLGLLDAIKTTMDSIQGAYSVVGLTRNKFFAFRDFNGIRPLILGAIDEKTYVAASETCALDAMGAQYVRNILPGEIIYTDDEGNLQSVMTVEKPVNRICSFEYIYFARPDSTLEDINVYEIRERSGAKIWEQAPVEADMVVGVPDSGVPAAIGFAKASGIPFRPVLIKNRYIGRSFIIPTQEMRERVVNLKLNPIVSEMKGKRVVIIDDSIVRGTTSKRLVKILKDAGVKEIHFRSVSPPVVAPCYLGIDTPSKKDLISANMTTEELRDYLNVDSLEFLSTENLIDLLESDKHCFGCFTEKYPVENTDGNQDYVDQ; from the coding sequence ATGAAAAATCAAGAGTTTAGTAAACAGAGTTATTTAGATCAATTTAAATCCAGAGCTTATAAGCGAAATATCTTAAAGCAATCGGGAGACGGAGTGTTTGATCAGCCTGAAGAGGAGTGTGGCATTATGGGGTTGTTTTCAGTGAATGATATCGACACTTTTTCCCTATCTCAATTCGGTTTATTTGCTTTGCAACACCGTGGGCAAGAAGCTTGCGGAATATCGGTGTTAAAGCAAGGAAAAATCGTAAATCTTAAACAAGAAGGTTTGGTTTTAGATGTGTTTAAAACCATTGAAAACCCCGAAGATTATATGGGAAATGCTGTAATTGGGCATACCCGTTATACTACCGCTGGAGATAAAAAGAGATTTAATTTTCAACCTTTTTTTGCTAAGAATGAGTATGACCAAATCATCCTCTCCATCGCTCACAATGGGAATCTTACGAATGCCAAGAGTTTGAAAAAAACAATGGAAGCCGAAGGAGTTGTTTTTAGAGCAACATCAGATTCTGAAATCATCTTAAGATTAATCCAAAAAAATTTAGATTTGGGTCTTTTAGACGCGATTAAAACAACGATGGACTCCATCCAAGGAGCATATTCTGTGGTGGGATTAACCCGAAATAAATTCTTTGCTTTCAGAGATTTTAATGGCATTCGTCCTTTAATTTTAGGAGCAATTGATGAAAAAACATATGTGGCAGCTTCTGAAACTTGCGCATTAGATGCAATGGGAGCTCAGTATGTAAGAAATATCTTACCTGGTGAAATTATATATACCGATGATGAAGGTAACTTACAATCGGTAATGACAGTAGAAAAACCTGTGAATAGAATTTGCTCGTTCGAGTATATTTATTTCGCTCGCCCCGATTCAACTTTAGAGGATATTAATGTTTATGAAATCCGTGAGAGATCGGGTGCAAAAATCTGGGAACAGGCACCTGTAGAAGCAGATATGGTAGTGGGAGTTCCAGATTCTGGAGTTCCAGCAGCAATAGGATTTGCAAAAGCTTCAGGAATCCCTTTTCGTCCTGTTTTAATTAAAAACAGATATATCGGTAGATCTTTCATTATCCCTACTCAAGAAATGAGAGAGCGTGTGGTAAACCTAAAGTTAAATCCTATCGTTTCTGAAATGAAAGGAAAACGAGTGGTAATTATCGATGACTCTATCGTAAGAGGAACAACTTCTAAGAGATTGGTGAAAATCTTAAAAGATGCAGGAGTAAAAGAAATCCACTTCAGAAGTGTTTCTCCTCCAGTAGTAGCTCCTTGCTATTTGGGTATTGATACTCCTTCTAAGAAAGACCTTATTTCTGCAAATATGACTACTGAAGAGCTAAGAGATTATCTTAACGTAGATTCATTAGAGTTTTTAAGTACCGAAAACTTAATAGATTTGCTAGAAAGTGATAAACATTGCTTCGGGTGCTTTACAGAGAAATATCCTGTAGAAAATACCGATGGCAATCAAGATTATGTAGATCAATAA
- the purC gene encoding phosphoribosylaminoimidazolesuccinocarboxamide synthase, translating into MSNKGQMLYEGKAKQVFATDKVDEVIVHFKDDATAFNGQKKDQVRLKGELNNEITTLIFKYLNAKGIPTHFIQKLGDREQLVKKVDIIPLEVITRNYVAGSMAKRLGIEEGFQSPVTIFDICYKKDELGDPLINDHHAVCLGAATYEELAEMYQLTGKINELLKELFDKMNIILVDFKIELGKTADGKIVLADEISPDTCRLWDKDTKEKLDKDRFRRDLGGVTEAYQEITKRLKAALNK; encoded by the coding sequence ATGAGCAACAAAGGACAAATGCTTTACGAAGGTAAAGCCAAACAAGTATTTGCAACAGACAAAGTTGATGAAGTTATCGTTCACTTCAAAGATGATGCAACAGCATTTAATGGTCAGAAAAAAGACCAAGTAAGACTAAAAGGTGAGTTGAATAACGAGATTACAACTTTAATTTTCAAATACCTTAACGCAAAGGGAATACCTACGCATTTTATTCAGAAATTAGGAGATAGAGAACAGTTGGTGAAAAAAGTGGATATTATCCCATTAGAAGTAATTACCCGAAACTATGTTGCTGGTAGTATGGCAAAAAGATTGGGTATTGAAGAAGGCTTCCAATCACCTGTAACAATTTTTGATATTTGTTATAAAAAAGACGAATTGGGAGATCCATTAATCAACGATCACCATGCCGTTTGCCTAGGGGCTGCAACTTATGAAGAGTTGGCAGAAATGTATCAGCTTACAGGAAAAATCAATGAGCTATTGAAAGAGCTTTTCGATAAAATGAATATCATCTTGGTAGATTTTAAAATTGAATTAGGAAAAACTGCCGATGGTAAAATTGTTCTTGCTGATGAAATTAGCCCTGATACTTGTAGATTGTGGGATAAAGACACCAAAGAGAAATTAGACAAAGACAGATTCAGAAGAGATCTTGGTGGGGTAACAGAAGCGTACCAAGAAATCACCAAGCGTCTGAAGGCTGCCTTGAATAAATAA
- a CDS encoding phosphoribosylformylglycinamidine synthase: protein MNYRIFVEKKEFFDVESSKVLDEIKDILPNIEAVKVYNIYDIFGLEEKDFDKVAKSTFVDPVTDIIHSENPAKHLFFATEFLPGQFDQRADSAQQCIAILTQNEKAVVRSGKLIEMQGISESDLPKVKNLLINKVESHEKDLSVLDIPAQNEPQPVPVYDGFINFDAAQLEEFYKTHGFAFGLDDLGFIQNYFKSENRNPSETELKVLDTYWSDHCRHTTFETALTDIQFEGAFKATLEQIFADYLNKRKELNREHKTISLMDLATVAAKYFHKNGQLDNLVVSDEINACTVTIEAEYDGKKEPWYLLFKNETHNHPTEIEPFGGASTCLGGAIRDPLSGRSYVYQAMRLTGAADVLEPIENTLPGKLPQKVISKQAANGYSSYGNQIGLATTMVNEIYDEGYKAKRMEVGFVVGAAPTDWVRRDKPQNGDVVIILGGATGRDGVGGATGSSKEQDETSIHTLSTEVQKGNAVEERKIQRLFRKPEVTKLIKKSNDFGAGGVSVAIGEIADSLEINLDVLPLKYDGLNGTELAISESQERMAVVISPEDKEKFIQLCESENIRAVHVATVTDSGRMQIFWKGNKIVDLSREFLDTNGCAKSQEVIVNHLEEVKPSALEFTEENFHTSLKDKNVASQKGLLEMFDSSVGGTTVAMPLGGKHQLTPMEGSVQTLPIEHAKDVETVSIASWGFDTEASSQNSLIGASYAVVESVAKIVAMGGNYQRIRLSFQEYFEKLGDNASKWGKPLASLLGAYDAQIHLGLAAIGGKDSMSGTYLDLNVPPTLISFACAEGRKSNIISPEFKKAGNSIYFYEHKAQPSGLPNYEELKEVYSFIHTEIKAGNIVSVKTVKDGGLAVALAKMSFGNHLGANITAEEKVLLEKNLASLVIEASSDLASPLFQKIGVVVAEESLNINGISFAIQDLQNSWTGTFDKLFATHEKKNEVVEFDASLNGINKSNIEIISHKIAKPRVFIPLFPGTNCEYETLNAFRKEGAEVGSLSLINLDNRKLEESLDAWAKEIDQAQILAFAGGFSAGDEPDGSAKFIVNVLKNNKVKAAVHRLLSRDGMVLGICNGFQALVKSGLLPYGEIRDLDETSPTLTFNAIGRHISQMVNVKVLNDDSPWLKGMKGETYTIPISHGEGRFYASQEELENLYKNGQVATQYVDFEGNIAHGMPHNPNASLFGIEGITSKSGKIYGRMGHTERFANGLMKNIPDANYHNIFKNGVDYFKD, encoded by the coding sequence ATGAATTACAGAATTTTTGTTGAGAAAAAAGAATTTTTCGATGTAGAAAGTTCTAAAGTCTTAGACGAAATTAAAGATATTCTTCCGAATATCGAAGCCGTAAAAGTGTACAATATTTACGATATTTTCGGTTTGGAAGAAAAGGATTTTGATAAAGTAGCCAAAAGCACTTTTGTAGATCCTGTTACCGATATTATCCATTCTGAAAATCCTGCGAAGCATCTGTTTTTTGCAACAGAGTTTTTACCAGGACAGTTCGACCAAAGAGCAGATTCTGCACAGCAATGTATTGCCATTCTTACTCAAAACGAGAAAGCAGTGGTGAGAAGCGGAAAGCTTATCGAAATGCAAGGGATTTCAGAAAGCGATCTTCCTAAAGTGAAAAATTTATTAATCAATAAAGTAGAATCCCACGAAAAAGATCTTTCAGTATTGGACATTCCTGCGCAGAACGAGCCACAACCTGTTCCTGTGTATGATGGTTTTATCAATTTTGATGCCGCTCAGCTGGAAGAATTCTACAAAACTCACGGTTTTGCTTTCGGTTTAGATGACCTAGGATTTATTCAGAATTATTTTAAATCTGAAAATAGAAATCCTTCAGAAACCGAACTAAAAGTATTGGATACTTATTGGAGTGACCACTGTAGACACACTACTTTTGAGACAGCACTTACCGATATCCAATTTGAAGGAGCTTTTAAGGCTACTTTAGAGCAAATTTTCGCAGATTATTTAAACAAAAGAAAAGAACTTAACCGCGAGCATAAGACTATTTCCTTAATGGATTTGGCAACAGTAGCGGCTAAATATTTCCATAAAAATGGGCAATTAGACAACCTAGTAGTTTCAGACGAAATCAATGCTTGTACAGTAACTATTGAAGCAGAATACGATGGTAAAAAAGAGCCTTGGTATTTATTGTTTAAAAATGAAACCCATAACCACCCAACAGAAATTGAACCTTTTGGAGGAGCTTCTACTTGTTTAGGAGGAGCCATCCGCGACCCTTTATCTGGGCGTTCTTATGTGTACCAAGCGATGCGTCTTACAGGTGCTGCAGATGTATTAGAACCTATTGAAAACACTCTTCCTGGAAAATTACCTCAGAAGGTAATCTCCAAACAAGCTGCTAATGGCTATTCTTCTTACGGAAACCAGATTGGTCTTGCCACCACTATGGTAAACGAAATTTATGATGAAGGCTATAAAGCGAAGAGAATGGAAGTAGGGTTTGTTGTGGGAGCAGCTCCTACCGATTGGGTACGTAGAGATAAACCACAGAATGGTGATGTAGTCATCATCCTTGGTGGAGCAACAGGCCGTGATGGTGTGGGTGGAGCAACAGGTTCTTCTAAAGAGCAGGATGAAACCAGTATCCATACCCTAAGTACAGAGGTACAGAAAGGTAATGCCGTAGAGGAACGTAAAATCCAAAGACTTTTCAGAAAACCGGAAGTTACCAAGCTTATCAAAAAGTCTAATGACTTTGGAGCAGGTGGCGTTTCTGTAGCGATAGGTGAAATTGCAGATTCTTTAGAAATTAATTTGGATGTTTTACCATTAAAATATGATGGCTTAAATGGAACTGAACTTGCCATTTCCGAATCTCAAGAAAGAATGGCAGTGGTAATTTCCCCTGAAGATAAAGAGAAATTTATCCAGCTTTGCGAGTCTGAAAATATCCGTGCAGTACACGTAGCTACGGTTACCGATTCTGGTAGAATGCAAATTTTCTGGAAAGGAAATAAAATTGTTGATCTTTCTCGTGAATTTTTAGATACCAATGGTTGTGCTAAATCTCAAGAAGTTATAGTAAACCATTTAGAAGAGGTGAAGCCTTCTGCTTTAGAATTTACAGAAGAAAACTTCCATACTTCTTTAAAAGATAAAAATGTAGCTTCCCAAAAAGGATTGTTAGAGATGTTCGACTCTTCAGTAGGAGGGACAACAGTAGCGATGCCTTTGGGAGGAAAACATCAGCTTACCCCAATGGAAGGTAGTGTACAAACCCTTCCTATCGAACATGCAAAAGATGTAGAAACAGTATCGATTGCTTCATGGGGATTTGATACTGAAGCTTCTAGCCAAAATTCTTTAATCGGAGCTTCTTATGCAGTGGTGGAATCTGTTGCGAAAATTGTAGCAATGGGAGGAAACTACCAAAGGATAAGACTAAGCTTCCAAGAATATTTTGAGAAGCTAGGAGATAATGCTAGTAAATGGGGTAAACCTTTAGCTTCTTTATTAGGAGCTTACGATGCCCAAATCCATTTAGGATTGGCTGCTATTGGAGGAAAAGACTCTATGTCGGGTACTTATTTAGACCTTAATGTACCACCTACTTTAATTTCTTTTGCTTGTGCAGAGGGAAGAAAGTCTAATATCATTTCACCAGAATTTAAAAAGGCAGGAAACTCAATTTATTTCTATGAGCATAAAGCTCAACCTTCTGGGTTGCCAAATTATGAAGAATTAAAAGAAGTGTATTCTTTTATCCATACTGAAATTAAAGCAGGTAACATTGTATCTGTAAAAACAGTTAAAGACGGAGGTTTGGCAGTAGCTTTGGCAAAAATGAGTTTTGGTAACCACCTAGGAGCTAATATTACTGCGGAAGAAAAGGTTTTATTGGAGAAAAATCTTGCTAGCTTGGTAATTGAAGCTTCTTCAGACTTGGCATCTCCACTATTCCAAAAGATAGGAGTTGTAGTAGCTGAAGAAAGCCTTAACATTAATGGTATTTCCTTCGCAATTCAGGATCTGCAGAATTCATGGACGGGTACTTTCGATAAATTGTTTGCTACTCACGAGAAGAAAAATGAAGTGGTAGAATTCGATGCTTCACTAAACGGAATCAATAAATCTAATATCGAGATTATTTCTCATAAGATTGCGAAACCAAGAGTATTCATACCTCTATTCCCAGGAACCAATTGTGAATATGAAACTCTTAACGCCTTTAGAAAAGAAGGTGCCGAAGTGGGAAGTTTATCTTTGATTAATTTAGATAACCGTAAATTAGAAGAGAGTTTAGACGCTTGGGCGAAGGAAATCGACCAGGCTCAGATTCTAGCATTTGCAGGTGGATTTAGCGCAGGTGATGAGCCAGATGGTTCTGCTAAGTTTATTGTAAATGTTCTTAAAAACAATAAAGTAAAAGCTGCAGTACACCGTTTACTAAGTAGAGATGGTATGGTATTAGGGATTTGCAACGGCTTCCAAGCTTTAGTAAAATCCGGACTATTACCTTATGGCGAAATTAGAGATTTGGATGAAACTTCACCAACCCTAACCTTCAATGCTATAGGAAGACATATCTCCCAAATGGTAAATGTAAAAGTACTTAATGATGATAGCCCATGGTTAAAAGGAATGAAAGGAGAAACTTATACCATTCCTATTTCTCATGGTGAAGGTAGATTCTACGCATCGCAAGAAGAATTAGAAAACCTATACAAAAACGGACAAGTAGCTACCCAGTATGTAGATTTTGAAGGAAATATCGCTCACGGTATGCCTCATAACCCTAACGCCTCGTTATTCGGTATCGAGGGAATTACCAGTAAGTCGGGTAAGATTTACGGTAGAATGGGACACACAGAGCGTTTTGCAAATGGATTAATGAAGAATATCCCAGATGCAAACTACCATAACATCTTCAAAAATGGTGTAGATTATTTTAAAGATTAA